The genomic segment GCGCTCTGGCTGATCTCGCTGGGCTGCGGGTTGACCTCCACCACCCGCGCACCGCAGCGCCGCGCCACCCACGGCAGCGAGGCCGCCGGCTGCACCAGGCCCGAGGTCCCTACCACCAGCATCACCCGGCAACGCTCCGCGGCCCGGAACGCCTCGTCCAGTTCCCGCTCGGGCAACTGCTCGCCGAACCAGACTATATCGGGCCGCAGGTAGGCCTCGCACTTCGCGCAGCGCGGCGGCTCCGCGACAGTCTCCGACTCGTCCTGCCAGTTCTCGTACATGCTGCAGAAATCGAAACAGCGCACCCGCTCGATGCTCCCGTGCAGCTCCAGCACGTGCGCGCTCCCGGCGCGCTGGTGAAGGCCGTCCACGTTCTGGGTCACCGTGACCGTGCTGGGCAGAACCCGCTCCAGCTCGGCCAGGGCGTAATGGCCGGGGTTGGGCTCGCACTGACGGACCATCCGGCGGCGCCAGGCGTACCAGTTCCAGACCAGGGCCGGGTCGGACAGGAACCCCTCCACCGTGGCCAGTTGCTCCGGGCTGTATTTCTGCCAGAACCCCTCACCCGCCTCGCGGAAAGTGGGGATTCCGCTTTCGCGGCTCACCCCGGCCCCAGTGGAGATCACAAGGCCACCCGAGGCGATCCATTCCGCCGCCCGCTCCAGGTCCGCCATGTCAAGCTCGGAGACCATCCTCGTCTGCCCTCTCAGTCCAGGATCGGTGACGGCATGAAAGTGAGCGCGAGGATCAGGATACAGGTCAGGCCGATCAGCCTGCGCCCGCGGTCCAGCGGCACCTCCTCATCCAGCACTGGCGGGTGCTGCACCCGGATCAGAAAGAATATCAGCACGCTCCAGAACAGCCAGCCCGTCCAGAAGAAACTTAACGCCAGCATGCCCAGGAAAAAGGCGATGGCGATCCGCTTGTGCAGCCGGCCGAACAGGGCGTAGCCGATATGCCCGCCGTCTAATTGCCCCACCGGGATCAGGTTCATCGCCGTGACAAAGAACCCGATCCAGCCGGCGAACGCCACCGATGACATCTGCAGCACGGTCCCGGTCGGCTGCGGGCCCAGGATCAGGTGCGCCAGGCCCGCGAACAGCAGCGAATGCCCCGGCTCGAAAAACCCGTTCCCCTGAGCGCCCCAGCTCGAATGCATCAGCCCCAGCACCACCACCGGCAGGCTGACAATGAAACCGGCCAACGGCCCCGCCGAGCCCACGTCCAGCAGCATCCTGCGGGTGAACATCGGCGAGCGCATCTTGATCAGCGCCCCCATGGTCCCGAAAATGAACGGCGGCGGCATGGGGATGAAATAGGGCAGGCTCACGTCCATGCCGTGACGGCGGGCGGTGAAATAGTGCCCCAGCTCGTGCACCAGCAGGATCAGCATGATCGAGCCGCTGAACGGCAGGCCCAAAAGGATGTCCGCGGGCCGGGCCAGAAGGTCGGCGCCCTCGCGCAGCGCCCCGGCCAGCAGCGTGCTGGCCACCGTGGCCACGAACAGCCCCAGGTGCACCGCCCAGTTGTAGCGGCTGCGCACTCCGCTGCTGCTCAGGGTCAGCCAGGTCTCCTCGCCCACCCGCTCGAAACTGTAGCGCCCGGTGAAAGAGCTGAGCGCCCGCGTGATCTGCTCCTGCATCCCGGCGAACCGGGGCTTCAGCACCCCGCGGATCACCTGCTCGTTCTGGTAGTCCAGCACGCGGTAACGGCTGTAAAGCCCGTTCAGATAACCCTCCAGCTCCTGCTGCGCCGGGTCGTAATAGCCGAAATAGTCCACTCTGCCTCCACCCCTTGCCGATAGTCCTCGCCCCGGAGCGGCGCCGCTTTCAATCAGCGCCCCGGAACCCCAGTCGCATTCTTCCTAAAATTATTCTTTTCCGGCTCAACTGTACAGAAGACAATCCCGGCGCGCCTCGCGGAAAGTGGTCTCCTCCTGCGGGCCGCCGCAGGCCGCCGCCACCTCATCGAACGCGGCCCCAGCCTCCACCAGGGAGCGCAGCCGGCCCGAACCGGACAGGATATCGATCGCCGGGATGTGCGCGACGAACTCGTAGGCCCCGGCCCGCCAGGCGAAACCCTCCGGGGCCAGGCGCTTCGCGGTGTGGACCACCGCCGCCCCGGTCAGGAAAGGACGGAACGCCGCGCGGTCGGTCACGTGAAGCTGCGCGCCGGAGCAAAGCTCGCCCCGGTGCTTGTCGAACGTGGGGATGAACCGCTGCGGGCGGAACCGCACTCCCGGCAAGCCCAGGCCGTTCAGGCTGTCGGCCAGGGCGAACTCCTCCAGATACGGCGCACCGAAGATTTCGAACGGCCGCGTGGTGCCCCGTCCCTCCGACAGGTTGGTGCCCTCCAGAAGGCACATGCCCGGGTAGACCAGGGCCGTGGCTGGCGTGGGCATGTTGGGCGAGGGCATGATCCAGGGGGCCACGTACTCGAAAGCGTCCAGCGCGCGACTCCAGCCCGTCGCCCGGATCACTGTCGGCCGTGCGCCCACCCCGTGCGCGGCATGGAACCAGAGCGCCAGCTCGCCCACGCTCAGGCCGTGGCGCACCGGCAGCCCGGCGAACCGCCCGACAAAGGACTCGTAGCCCGGCTCCAGCGGCGGGCCCTCGATCAACTCGCCGCCCAGGGGGTTGGGACGGTCCAGCACGATTACCTCCACGCCTGCCTCGGCCGCCGCCTCCATCAGATAGGCCAGGCTGTAGCTGAACGTGTAGTAGCGGCTTCCGATATCCTGGATGTCGAACAGCACCGCCTCCAGCCCGGCAAGAAGAGCCGGGGCCGGACGCAGGGACTCGCTGGCCTGTCCGTAGAGGCTCACCACCGGCGCCCCGAAACGCCCCGCCGGGTCGCTGTCGCAGGGGGCCTGGTCCTGCTTCTCGGCGTACAGACCGTGCTCAGGCGAGAACACCACCGCCAGGCGCGCCCCGGTGCGCGCGGCCAGGGCACGCGGCCAGAACTCGTAATCCGCTGTCACCGCGGTCTGGTTGACCAGCACCCCGACCCGCTTTCCCCTCAACCTTCCGTGCAACGACCGTTCGGCGAACAGACGGTCCGCGCCGCAGGCGATTGCTTTCACTCCACTCATCGCTTCCCTCTTTCGGCTGCTATTTCTCACTCAGGGCGCCACGCTCAAGGTCAGGCTTTGACAACGCGGATACTTGCCGCCCTCGGTAGTCTGCACCACGAACTCGCCCGGCTCCGTGAATGTGTGGCCAGCCTGGCGCTCCTGGCTCCAGTCCGGGCCCTCGGCCCAGCGCCAGCTCAGGCTCACCGGCGAGTCGAAGCGCCCGCCCTCCAGGCGCACCGTGTTGAGCCCCGGGGCCAGGTACGGCAGCGCGCCGGGGTTCAGCTCAAAGAATGTCACCAGCTCCAGGCCGGTCAGACCGGCGCCCTCGGCCAGGGTGATCCGCACCCGGTAGCCCGCGAAACTGCCCGCCACCGGCTCGCTGAACTCCGCCGCCAGGCTGTCGCCCGACTGTGCGAGGTTCAGCCGGCTCCACTTTTCACCGTCGCGGCTGAGCTCGACTTTCAGGCCCTTCCTGTTCCCGGACGCGGCCAGGGCGATCCGTCCGGCGCTCACCACATAGGGGCACTCCACGCCGAACACCACGCTCCCCGGCGCGCTCAGGCGCTGCTGCATCAGGGCCAGGGCCGGGTCGTGGGTCAGGTTGTCCCGCGCCAGAACGGCGTCCTGGTAGTGGTCGCTCCTCAGGTCCGGGCGGTAGACCATGCGTCCCCCGGCCCAGTGACGGTAGCAGGGGATGCCGTTCACTGTCGCCCGGTAGGGCTCGTACAGCGGGAAATTTACGCTGTCCTTCTCATCCACCGGGCCGCAGGTGTGGTAGGGCCCGCACTCGAACTGCCAGGCCCCGTGCCAGTAGTGCTCGCCCGGCATCCAGGACAGTAAAATGCTCTCGCCCCGGCGCAGGCTCAGCCGCCCGAACGGCTCACTGAGCTTGAGCTCCGGCCAGCCCGCATCCAGGGTCCACTCGCCTGAGCCGCAGAACCAGCGCGGCGAGTCGCCGCAGAGAAGGAACCCCGGACAGGCGCGGCCCTCGGCCACGGCGTCGAAAGCCAGCGTGGTGTCGGCCTGGAGCTGGGCCACCGAGGCGATTGACGGCGGCGTGGAACGGTCGTAGACGTAGAAATTCATGTGCGGGTCCAGACAGTGCCAGGCGCCGCCGTAATTAACCTCGAGCATGTGGTGCGTGTCGTGGACCCAACTGCGGGACTCAAACCCCAGTCGCTTTAGCACCAGGGCCATGGGTGCGGTCTGGCGCAGGCAGCTTCCGTTGCCCAGCACGTTGACCATTTTGTGGAAATCCAGCGCCAGCTCCGAGGGCCCGTCCCCGTGGTAGATCACGCGGCGGTTCCAGTTGAACACGCCCAGCACTTTCTGCTCGTCTGTCATCCCGGGTCGGACCAGGTCGCGCGCGATCCGCTCGACCGAGGAACAGTCCACCGAGCGGTCGGTGCTCACCCACACGCCCTTCACCCCGGCCGCGGACATCCCGGCTGCATTCAGACAAAGGAACATGGCTGACAGGATGACACAAGCCTGGAAACGCTGAATTGCCGGCATGGGAAAGCTCTCCCGAAAGCGTTGTAATTTCAACCGGTGTAAATGATTGCACTCACAGAGGGCCTTATGCAAGGATATTCGGCGCGCGGGTGGCGGGAGGTGCTCACGGGAGGCCGGGCTGCGTGTCGTGCATGCGCAGGGCGCGCGCGCGCAGACGGTTAAGCTTGCGGTCCTTCTCGTTGTCGTTGCTCAGGATCAGGATTGCGTTGGCCCCGCGGTCGGCGGCCCGGCGCTGCAGATCGAACACCAGCTCGGTCTGGTCGTCCGGGTATTCGAGCTTGGAGTGGGTGGTCACTGTCCCCATGTTTTCGTAGCGTCGGCCC from the bacterium genome contains:
- a CDS encoding NAD-dependent deacylase — protein: MVSELDMADLERAAEWIASGGLVISTGAGVSRESGIPTFREAGEGFWQKYSPEQLATVEGFLSDPALVWNWYAWRRRMVRQCEPNPGHYALAELERVLPSTVTVTQNVDGLHQRAGSAHVLELHGSIERVRCFDFCSMYENWQDESETVAEPPRCAKCEAYLRPDIVWFGEQLPERELDEAFRAAERCRVMLVVGTSGLVQPAASLPWVARRCGARVVEVNPQPSEISQSA
- a CDS encoding site-2 protease family protein gives rise to the protein MDYFGYYDPAQQELEGYLNGLYSRYRVLDYQNEQVIRGVLKPRFAGMQEQITRALSSFTGRYSFERVGEETWLTLSSSGVRSRYNWAVHLGLFVATVASTLLAGALREGADLLARPADILLGLPFSGSIMLILLVHELGHYFTARRHGMDVSLPYFIPMPPPFIFGTMGALIKMRSPMFTRRMLLDVGSAGPLAGFIVSLPVVVLGLMHSSWGAQGNGFFEPGHSLLFAGLAHLILGPQPTGTVLQMSSVAFAGWIGFFVTAMNLIPVGQLDGGHIGYALFGRLHKRIAIAFFLGMLALSFFWTGWLFWSVLIFFLIRVQHPPVLDEEVPLDRGRRLIGLTCILILALTFMPSPILD
- a CDS encoding DUF1343 domain-containing protein; protein product: MSGVKAIACGADRLFAERSLHGRLRGKRVGVLVNQTAVTADYEFWPRALAARTGARLAVVFSPEHGLYAEKQDQAPCDSDPAGRFGAPVVSLYGQASESLRPAPALLAGLEAVLFDIQDIGSRYYTFSYSLAYLMEAAAEAGVEVIVLDRPNPLGGELIEGPPLEPGYESFVGRFAGLPVRHGLSVGELALWFHAAHGVGARPTVIRATGWSRALDAFEYVAPWIMPSPNMPTPATALVYPGMCLLEGTNLSEGRGTTRPFEIFGAPYLEEFALADSLNGLGLPGVRFRPQRFIPTFDKHRGELCSGAQLHVTDRAAFRPFLTGAAVVHTAKRLAPEGFAWRAGAYEFVAHIPAIDILSGSGRLRSLVEAGAAFDEVAAACGGPQEETTFREARRDCLLYS